In Ailuropoda melanoleuca isolate Jingjing chromosome 4, ASM200744v2, whole genome shotgun sequence, the following proteins share a genomic window:
- the MITD1 gene encoding MIT domain-containing protein 1 isoform X2 — protein MAKSGKELDTQSVVAFTVLKRAVELDSESRYQQAFVCYQEGIDLLMQVLRGTKDDTKKCNLRKQITGYMDRAEILKKYLDQEKEDGKYHEQIKIEENATGFSYESLFQKYLNETVTEVWIQDPYIRQIHQLYNFLRFCEMLIKKPCKVKTIHLLTSLDEGSGKQQQSSGLQEIKESLQNHGVLLELEYSSSIHDREIRFNNGWMIKIGRGLDYFKKPQVQVLIMLNLKRLKPVCQVLLYGNSGSQESKCWT, from the exons ATGGCCAAGTCCGGGAAGGAACTGGATACCCAGAGCGTGGTTGCATTCACGGTGTTAAAGCGGGCGGTGGAACTAGACTCGGAGTCCCGGTACCAGCAGGCTTTTGTGTGTTACCAGGAGGGGATAGACCTGCTCATGCAGGTTCTgagag gtaccaaagatgatacaaagaaatgtaaTCTCAGAAAACAAATAACTGGCTACATGGATAGAGCAGAAATACTGAAGAAATACTTGGAtcaagaaaaagaag ATGGAAAATATCATGAGCAGATTAAAATAGAAGAGAATGCAACAGGTTTCAGTTATGAGtcactttttcaaaaataccttAATGAAACAGTTACAGAAGTTTGGATACAAGATCCTTATATTAGACAGATCCATCAG CTATATAACTTTCTTCgattttgtgaaatgcttattAAGAAACCATGTAAAGTAAAAACTATTCATCTTCTCACCTCTCTGGATGAA GGTAGTGGGAAACAGCAGCAAAGTAGTGGTCTGCAAGAAATAAAAGAGTCACTCCAGAATCATGGGGTGCTGTTGGAATTAGAATATTCTTCTTCAATACATGACCGAGAAATTAG GTTTAACAATGGATGGATGATTAAGATTGGAAGAGGACTTGATTATTTTAAGAAACCACAG gTTCAGGTGCTGATAATGCTGAACCTGAAAAGACTCAAGCCAGTTTGCCAAGTTTTATTATATGGAAATTCAGGGTCTCAGGAGAGCAAGTGTTGGACCTAA
- the MITD1 gene encoding MIT domain-containing protein 1 isoform X1: MAKSGKELDTQSVVAFTVLKRAVELDSESRYQQAFVCYQEGIDLLMQVLRGTKDDTKKCNLRKQITGYMDRAEILKKYLDQEKEDGKYHEQIKIEENATGFSYESLFQKYLNETVTEVWIQDPYIRQIHQLYNFLRFCEMLIKKPCKVKTIHLLTSLDEGSGKQQQSSGLQEIKESLQNHGVLLELEYSSSIHDREIRFNNGWMIKIGRGLDYFKKPQSRFSLGYCDFDLRPCHETTVDIFHNKHTKKYDG; encoded by the exons ATGGCCAAGTCCGGGAAGGAACTGGATACCCAGAGCGTGGTTGCATTCACGGTGTTAAAGCGGGCGGTGGAACTAGACTCGGAGTCCCGGTACCAGCAGGCTTTTGTGTGTTACCAGGAGGGGATAGACCTGCTCATGCAGGTTCTgagag gtaccaaagatgatacaaagaaatgtaaTCTCAGAAAACAAATAACTGGCTACATGGATAGAGCAGAAATACTGAAGAAATACTTGGAtcaagaaaaagaag ATGGAAAATATCATGAGCAGATTAAAATAGAAGAGAATGCAACAGGTTTCAGTTATGAGtcactttttcaaaaataccttAATGAAACAGTTACAGAAGTTTGGATACAAGATCCTTATATTAGACAGATCCATCAG CTATATAACTTTCTTCgattttgtgaaatgcttattAAGAAACCATGTAAAGTAAAAACTATTCATCTTCTCACCTCTCTGGATGAA GGTAGTGGGAAACAGCAGCAAAGTAGTGGTCTGCAAGAAATAAAAGAGTCACTCCAGAATCATGGGGTGCTGTTGGAATTAGAATATTCTTCTTCAATACATGACCGAGAAATTAG GTTTAACAATGGATGGATGATTAAGATTGGAAGAGGACTTGATTATTTTAAGAAACCACAG aGTCGTTTTTCCCTTGgatattgtgattttgatttaagACCATGTCATGAAACAACAGTGGACATTTTTCATAATAAGCACACTAAAAAATATGATGGGTAG
- the LIPT1 gene encoding lipoyltransferase 1, mitochondrial produces the protein MLIPFSMKNCFQLLCNLKVPAAGFKNKVKSGLILQSISSDVYQNLAVEDWIHDHMNLEDKPVLFLWRNSPSIVIGRHQNPWQECNLNLMREEGIKLARRRSGGGTVYHDMGNINLTFFTTKKKYDRMQNLKLVVRALNAVQPQLDVQATKRCDLLLDGQFKISGTASKIGRTTAYHHCTLLCSTDRTFLSSLLKSPYQGIRSNATASIPSIVKNLLEKDPTLTCEVLMNAIAAEYAAYHQIDNHINLINPTDETLFPGINNKAKELQTWEWIYGKTPKFSINTSFNVLYEQSHLEIKIFVDIKDGRIQICNIEAPDHWLPLEICDKLNSSFIGSKFCPNEITMLTNILRRTCPEDDELHSKWNILCEKIKGIM, from the coding sequence atgctgATCCCATTTTCAATGAAGAATTGCTTCCAGTTACTTTGTAACCTCAAAGTCCCAGCAGctggctttaaaaacaaagtaaaaagtgGGCTCATTTTACAGTCAATTTCCAGTGATGTTTATCAAAATCTGGCTGTAGAAGACTGGATCCATGACCATATGAATCTAGAAGACAAGCCGGTTCTTTTCTTGTGGAGAAATTCTCCCTCTATTGTAATAGGTAGGCATCAGAATCCTTGGCAGGAATGCAACCTGAATCTGATGAGAGAAGAAGGTATAAAACTGGCTCGGAGAAGAAGTGGAGGAGGAACAGTCTACCATGATATGGGTAATATCAATTTGACTTTTTTTACAACCAAAAAAAAGTATGATAGAATGCAGAATCTAAAATTAGTTGTGAGGGCTCTGAATGCTGTCCAACCCCAGCTGGATGTACAGGCCACGAAAAGATGTGACCTGTTACTTGATGGACAGTTTAAAATCTCAGGAACAGCTTCTAAGATCGGCCGGACTACTGCTTATCACCACTGCACTTTATTATGTAGTACCGATAGGACCTTCTTGTCGTCCTTGCTGAAGAGCCCTTACCAAGGGATCAGGAGCAATGCCACTGCTAGCATACCTTCCATAGtaaaaaatcttttggaaaaagATCCCACTCTGACCTGTGAAGTACTCATGAATGCTATTGCTGCAGAGTATGCTGCTTATCATCAAATTGATAATCATATTAACCTAATTAACCCAACAGATGAGACACTGTTTCCTGGAATAAATAACAAAGCCAAAGAACTACAGACCTGGGAGTGGATATATGGCAAAACTCCAAAGTTTAGTATAAACACTTCCTTTAATGTATTATATGAACAGTcgcatttggaaattaaaatattcgTAGACATAAAGGATGGAAGGATTCAAATCTGTAATATTGAAGCACCTGATCATTGGTTGCCACTGGAAATATGTGACAAATTAAATTCAAGTTTCATTGGCAGTAAGTTTTGCCCAAATGAAATTACTATGCTGACAAATATTTTACGCAGGACATGTCCAGAAGATGATGAACTACACAGTAAATGGAATATTCTCTGTGAAAAAATTAAGGGAATAATGTGA